From a region of the Daphnia pulicaria isolate SC F1-1A chromosome 1, SC_F0-13Bv2, whole genome shotgun sequence genome:
- the LOC124312045 gene encoding 39S ribosomal protein L52, mitochondrial-like, which yields MAAPTISRLAFGLKTIGQNGTRSISTSYCCLVEEDWRYKNGMPRNSNAYGPLTDGRDFTFVDGRPTPVNSGQRRRLEQNKLHADKIIQIVKEMNFAVERNRGLKQLKEEKRREILDSKLKPKGHLLLSKDK from the exons ATGGCGGCACCCACGATCTCAAGACTCG CTTTTGGGCTGAAAACTATAGGACAGAATGGAACACGTAGTATTTCAACCAGTTACTGCTGCTTGGTGGAAGAAGATTGGAGATATAA GAATGGTATGCCGAGAAACTCGAATGCGTACGGTCCTCTGACAGACGGACGTGACTTTACTTTTGTTGATGGAAGACCAACCCCAGTTAATTCTGGTCAGCGAAGACGTCTGGAACAGAATAAGCTGCATGCT gataaaattattcaaattgtaaaagaaatgaattttgcTGTTGAACGAAACAGAGGACTGAAACAactgaaggaagaaaaacgaagAGAGATCTTGGATTCCAAATTGAAACCTAAAGGTCACTTGCTGCTTTCTAAAGACAAATGA
- the LOC124311493 gene encoding N-acetylglucosamine-6-sulfatase-like: MNDKVALVIIIISLWLSNSDCKLLQPNIIVILIDDLDVALGGLEPMAITRRLVAQHGATFTNAFVSTPVCCPSRSSILTGKYVHNHRVINNTASGNCGSRQWQNGPERKTMATYLQADGYATFYGGKYLNQYGRNETGGVEHVPPGYDRWVGLVGNSRYYNYTLSVDGQARDHGDDYHLDYLTDVLAKEALDFIDGTSLSGGTDGSNHRPLFAVIAPPACHSPFTPAPQFARKFSGRRAPRWPSFNRHPGLDKHWLVRQAPQGPLPKEIIDQVDHIFRQRWRTLLSVDQMIGKIVKLLGRKGQLDRTWLVVTSDHGYHLGQFTLPVDKRLPYETDVRVPLLVIAPGNQTLNKNSNNNNKDNTEIDSLAVVSIDLAPTILDMAALPVPSDMDGLSLLPLILSRHPPAEEVSGVGDPWDRVCRIDDRPPSSAHPWRKRRSFLIEYHGEADLDDVDLQCQQDPNTTLCLKDFGCKCQDAANNTYVCLRTLPPARQQQQQTGKNNEENSLYCQFDDSEKFVEYYNLRDDPYQLDNLAYRRSCNCTTADPRRRKLLARYAKCRGSVNCF, translated from the exons ATGAACGACAAAGTGGCGCtcgtaattattattatttccctgtGGTTGTCCAACTCCGATTGTAAACTTCTCCAGCCCAACATCATAGTTATTCTAATAGACGATCTAGATGTAGCATTAGGAGGCCTG gagcCCATGGCCATCACCCGCCGACTCGTCGCCCAGCACGGCGCCACCTTCACCAACGCC TTTGTCTCGACCCCCGTCTGCTGTCCGAGCCGCTCGTCCATTTTGACGGGCAAATACGTTCACAATCACCG GGTCATCAATAACACGGCGTCGGGAAACTGCGGCAGTCGCCAATGGCAAAACGGACCGGAGCGCAAGACGATGGCCACGTATTTGCAGGCCGACGGGTACGCGACTTTTTACGGCGGCAAATACCTCAACCAG TACGGGAGGAACGAAACCGGTGGCGTTGAACATGTGCCCCCTGGCTACGACCGTTGGG TGGGATTGGTTGGCAACTCTCGTTACTACAACTACACCCTATCGGTGGACGGGCAGGCCCGTGACCACGGCGACGACTATCACCTGGACTACCTGACCGACGTTTTG gcTAAGGAAGCGCTGGATTTCATCGATGGAACCTCCTTATCGGGAGGAACAGACGGGAGTAATCATCGGCCGTTGTTCGCCGTCATCGCTCCGCCGGCCTGCCATTCGCCGTTCACGCCGGCCCCGCAATTTGCCCGCAAGTTCAGCGGACGACGGGCCCCGCGCTGGCCCAGCTTCAACCGCCACCCGGGCCTGGACAAACACTGGCTAGTCCGGCAAGCCCCCCAGGGCCCTCTGCCCAAAGAAATCATCGACCAAGTGGACCACATCTTCCGTCAGAGGTGGAGGACTCTCTTATCCGTCGATCAAATG ATTGGAAAAATAGTGAAATTGCTGGGCCGGAAGGGCCAGCTGGACCGTACGTGGCTGGTGGTGACGTCGGATCACGGCTACCACCTGGGCCAGTTCACCCTGCCCGTCGACAAGCGATTACCTTACGAAACGGACGTTCGCGTGCCGCTGCTGGTCATCGCCCCCGGCAATCAAACCCTCAATaagaacagcaacaacaacaacaaggacaaCACGGAGATCGATTCGTTGGCCGTCGTTTCCATCGATCTGGCGCCCACTATTCTCGACATGGCCGCCTTGCCCGTCCCGTCAGACATGGACGGCCTTTCACTCCTGCCGCTGATCCTCTCACGACATCCGCCAGCCGAG GAAGTGTCGGGAGTTGGCGATCCGTGGGATCGTGTCTGCCGGATCGATGATCGGCCGCCATCATCCGCTCATCCGTGGCGGAAGCGCCGCTCTTTCTTGATCGAATATCACGGCGAGGCCGACCTGGACGACGTCGATCTCCAATGCCAACAGGATCCCAACACAAcc TTGTGCCTGAAGGATTTCGGCTGCAAATGCCAAGATGCCGCCAACAACACGTACGTCTGCCTGCGCACCTTGCCACCGGcccggcaacaacaacagcagacgggcaagaataatgaagaaaatagtCTCTACTGCCAGTTTGACGATTCGGAAAAGTTTGTAGAATATTACAACCTGCGTGACGATCCCTATCAGCTGGACAACCTGGCCTACCGTCGATCGTGCAACTGCACGACGGCCGATCCCCGTCGCCGCAAATTGCTGGCCCGTTACGCCAAATGTCGTGGGTCCGTCAACTGTTTTTAG